One Rosa chinensis cultivar Old Blush chromosome 3, RchiOBHm-V2, whole genome shotgun sequence DNA window includes the following coding sequences:
- the LOC112195358 gene encoding cyclin-dependent protein kinase inhibitor SMR4, translating to MHRPPHNSTHPNFSNSSNSFIFISRAHPLLQPLQSLCDCDRRLRMERCDEHCTTPKRRECRIPEESMCPPAPRKKAAGDQNKRDPPKNGYFQPPDLDSLFNMPPRTQVCA from the coding sequence ATGCACCGCCCACCACACAATTCCACACATCCCAATTTTTCAAATTCCTCCAACTCGTTTATATTTATAAGCCGCGCTCATCCCCTTCTCCAACCACTACAGTCTCTTTGCGACTGCGATCGACGGCTGAGAATGGAGCGATGTGACGAGCACTGTACGACGCCGAAGCGCCGCGAGTGTCGGATACCGGAGGAGTCCATGTGTCCTCCGGCGCCGAGGAAAAAAGCGGCCGGGGATCAAAACAAGAGGGACCCGCCGAAGAACGGCTACTTCCAGCCGCCTGATCTCGATTCTCTGTTCAACATGCCACCCAGAACTCAAGTTTGCGCTTAG
- the LOC112193496 gene encoding protein FAR-RED-ELONGATED HYPOCOTYL 1-LIKE isoform X2, whose product MLFCPKYNFPVIEVGRTIKKRKLQAEQLGLPVPKHKCWDLNFPSDEHVSMFDENPDQVQNMQTHVVKREIEGAFLNDGSGPGSGKGSNSFAGDYCDSAMSVYSEAELNAAYAKSIYDRPSTSSVNCDVNIFKDTDSSLDTLSAMEANYSEAELELMNVEVHQPIQNHEEQLQEFGGEANYICSEYGDHFIEECTDKEVEDIIYSNSLNPHTYVLSSGRWSVNQEAQSGSSRKPTIDQEFEQYFSSLML is encoded by the exons ATGCTGTTTTGCCCCAAATACAA CTTCCCTGTCATTGAAGTTGGAAGGacaatcaagaaaagaaaattgcagGCCGAGCAATTGGGCTTGCCTGTACCCAAGCACAAATGCTGGGACCTGAACTTTCCGTCTGATGAACATGTCTCCATGTTTGATGAAAATCCTGACCAAGTACAGAACATGCAGACACACGTAGTCAAGAGAGAAATAGAGGGAGCATTCCTCAATGACGGGTCTGGTCCCGGATCGGGAAAAGGTAGCAATAGTTTTGCAGGAGATTATTGTGATTCTGCAATGTCGGTTTATAGTGAAGCTGAACTAAACGCAGCATATGCAAAGAGCATATATGATAGGCCTTCCACTTCATCTGTCAATTGCGATGTCAATATTTTTAAAGATACCGACAGCAGTTTGGACACTCTGTCAGCTATGGAAGCAAATTATAGCGAAGCAGAATTAGAACTCATGAATGTAGAAGTGCATCAACCTATTCAGAACCATGAAGAGCAGCTCCAAGAATTTGGAGGCGAGGCAAATTACATCTGCTCAGAATATGGAGACCACTTCATTGAGGAATGTACAGATAAGGAAGTTGAAGATATTATCTACTCCAATTCTCTGAACCCGCATACATATGTACTTTCATCTGGAAGGTGGAGTGTAAATCAAG AGGCTCAATCAGGCAGCAGCAGGAAGCCAACCATCGATCAAGAATTTGAGCAGTACTTTTCATCGCTTATGCTGTGA
- the LOC112193496 gene encoding protein FAR-RED-ELONGATED HYPOCOTYL 1-LIKE isoform X1: protein MEMDADSKQSPTEIDSFPVIEVGRTIKKRKLQAEQLGLPVPKHKCWDLNFPSDEHVSMFDENPDQVQNMQTHVVKREIEGAFLNDGSGPGSGKGSNSFAGDYCDSAMSVYSEAELNAAYAKSIYDRPSTSSVNCDVNIFKDTDSSLDTLSAMEANYSEAELELMNVEVHQPIQNHEEQLQEFGGEANYICSEYGDHFIEECTDKEVEDIIYSNSLNPHTYVLSSGRWSVNQEAQSGSSRKPTIDQEFEQYFSSLML, encoded by the exons ATGGAGATGGATGCGGATTCTAAACAAAGCCCAACTGAGATTGACAG CTTCCCTGTCATTGAAGTTGGAAGGacaatcaagaaaagaaaattgcagGCCGAGCAATTGGGCTTGCCTGTACCCAAGCACAAATGCTGGGACCTGAACTTTCCGTCTGATGAACATGTCTCCATGTTTGATGAAAATCCTGACCAAGTACAGAACATGCAGACACACGTAGTCAAGAGAGAAATAGAGGGAGCATTCCTCAATGACGGGTCTGGTCCCGGATCGGGAAAAGGTAGCAATAGTTTTGCAGGAGATTATTGTGATTCTGCAATGTCGGTTTATAGTGAAGCTGAACTAAACGCAGCATATGCAAAGAGCATATATGATAGGCCTTCCACTTCATCTGTCAATTGCGATGTCAATATTTTTAAAGATACCGACAGCAGTTTGGACACTCTGTCAGCTATGGAAGCAAATTATAGCGAAGCAGAATTAGAACTCATGAATGTAGAAGTGCATCAACCTATTCAGAACCATGAAGAGCAGCTCCAAGAATTTGGAGGCGAGGCAAATTACATCTGCTCAGAATATGGAGACCACTTCATTGAGGAATGTACAGATAAGGAAGTTGAAGATATTATCTACTCCAATTCTCTGAACCCGCATACATATGTACTTTCATCTGGAAGGTGGAGTGTAAATCAAG AGGCTCAATCAGGCAGCAGCAGGAAGCCAACCATCGATCAAGAATTTGAGCAGTACTTTTCATCGCTTATGCTGTGA